Proteins found in one Carassius auratus strain Wakin chromosome 12, ASM336829v1, whole genome shotgun sequence genomic segment:
- the LOC113111631 gene encoding LOW QUALITY PROTEIN: coiled-coil domain-containing protein 57-like (The sequence of the model RefSeq protein was modified relative to this genomic sequence to represent the inferred CDS: inserted 1 base in 1 codon; deleted 2 bases in 1 codon) translates to MQGAVDLEAQLACKEREWKELQALRIQQLETALNEATSELSTQRDRFLRLREDFKYNLRVLEERDKELERYDALAARAQTEESARREEVSELRIEIAKLQDALEEQRRAKEDIEVQYQKRGVEHRVKLEKVQNMMESEIQKLREENETLRRDLQRRIRESDGELALQKQEMMADFDSEMRKREHEFHLKLDEMNSVVLSHELKEKLLSKELEVHAKAHSQATEALQTSEELHQHAQKEIRRRDWEIKNTTAMKDSRIKELEDKLKQMESINKKEQEAYNRKHTELERRSREKEDALGLMREAHARKLHEERGKISEMQAQLDRMILEQERRQKSHTDDLHHREQQIHELRTQLETTRSGWDTYITQVSKENVAKDTELLSVGEREAKVRAELERCKEDIERYKQQVSSGLQREQALEQKRVQLELDWERRCEEVRSEHYLRSEELIQSLTQARDQITAELREKERELQETVTLLKSVTVERDQALRGTKPALTGIQASAVDSGSFPSEEIRRLQQQNSTLRAVVAEMRKDIENLIQQMPIAQSQTTNPGPSTAGTTDYSQALEKEIQELKAKCRDLEERLEESSKIVNTASIPALAFPVSPDNAYLQNHIRSLNETIGGLRVEKVANAAALKRQEVRLAHLESAVEQLTQQCHSKHMENESLRLELANHKRAAAAEEARLKQRVAATELELNEVRREAEEYQKGSLLHNLETVALGNQVSALKVDLASRREPIVLNQSEMVKQLQEENLSMRQQLLLLQSSARGGAVGDAPTLQSKLKQAARLISSLSQDKRQLIEMGNRLRAQLIEAGLEVPRHCKVHSSNPNGSEKVWCEKEPLRTEHGVQPKSRLSTLEQYSTSLTTQVPFLCSFLKSVGSKENTPPQNQSEAPVRLPGSSHFLLSSITTDDSLQNVWKMLDQGLSSSVFSTSDSEDKGRMAKANGGLPDMNQPPAAPVSVXGTKASLQEKKKQNPTTLASAKQTRPAGNKSKIRNYNIKD, encoded by the exons ATGCAGGGAGCTGTGGATCTGGAGGCCCAGCTGGCTTGTAAAGAGAGAGAATGGAAAGAGCTTCAGGCTTTGCGGATTCAACAACTGGAGACTGCTTTAAATGAAGCCACATCAGAGCTGTCCACCCAGAGAGATCGTTTCCTCCGCTTGCGGGAGGACTTCAAGTATAATCTACGTGTCTTGGAGGAGAGGGACAAAGAGCTGGAGCGCTATGATGCCTTGGCAGCCCGCGCTCAGACGGAAGAGAGTGCCAGGCGGGAAGAGGTCAGTGAGCTGAGGATTGAGATAGCAAAACTTCAAGATGCCCTGGAGGAGCAGAGGAGGGCGAAGGAGGACATTGAAGTGCAATATCAGAAGAGGGGAGTCGAACATAGAGTCAAACTGGAAAAAGTTCAGAA CATGATGGAAAGTGAGATTCAAAAACTCAGGGAGGAAAATGAAACACTTAGACGGGATCTCCAGCGGCGAATAAGAGAATCTGATGGTGAGCTGGCGCTTCAAAAACAG GAAATGATGGCAGATTTTGACAGTGAGATGAGGAAGCGGGAGCATGAGTTCCATCTGAAGCTGGATGAAATGAACAGTGTGGTTCTCTCACATGAGCTCAAA GAAAAGCTATTGAGCAAAGAGCTGGAGGTCCATGCCAAAGCTCACAGTCAGGCCACCGAGGCCCTGCAGACCTCTGAAGAACTTCACCAGCATGCTCAAAAAGAGATCCGGCGTAGAGACTGGGAAATAAAGAACACCACTGCAATGAAAGACTCTAG GATAAAAGAGCTTGAAGACAAACTAAAACAAATGGAGAGCATTAACAAAAAAGAGCAAGAAGCCTACAACAGGAA ACACACAGAACTGGAACGAAGGTCTCGGGAGAAAGAGGATGCGTTGGGTCTCATGAGAGAGGCTCATGCCAGGAAGCTCCACGAGGAGAGGGGGAAAATCTCAGAAATGCAGGCTCAACTGGACAGGATGATCCTGGAGCAGGAGAGGAGACAAAAGAGCCATACGGATGACCTTCATCACAGAGAACAGCAGATACATGA GCTCCGAACGCAGCTGGAAACAACCCGATCTGGCTGGGATACTTACATCACACAGGTCTCCAAAGAAAATGTTGCCAAGGATACAGAGCTGCTTTCTGTAGGGGAAAGAGAAGCCAAGGTGAGAGCAGAGCTGGAAAGGTGTAAAGAGGATATAGAAAG GTATAAGCAGCAGGTGTCTAGTGGTCTGCAGAgagagcaggcactggagcagaagAGAGTTCAGCTGGAGTTGGACTGGGAGAGGCGTTGTGAGGAGGTGCGTTCCGAGCACTACCTGAGAAGTGAGGAGCTCATCCAAAGCCTTACACAGGCCAGAGACCAG ATAACTGCTGAGctgagagagaaggaaagagaattACAGGAGACGGTGACACTGCTGAAAAGTGTCACTGTAGAGCGAGATCAGGCGCTACGTGGAACCAAACCAGCACTAACTGGAATTCAG GCATCTGCGGTAGACAGCGGCAGTTTCCCATCAGAAGAAATCAGGAGACTCCAGCAGCAGAACAGCACTCTCAGAGCAGTGGTGGCTGAAATGAGGAAAGATATAGAGAACCTGATCCAGCAGATGCCTATAGCTCAGAGTCAGACCACAAATCCAGGACCCAGCACTGCAG GGACTACAGACTACAGTCAGGCTCTGGAGAAAGAGATCCAGGAGCTAAAGGCCAAATGTCGTGATCTGGAGGAGCGGTTAGAGGAGTCTTCCAAGATTGTCAATACTGCCAGCATTCCTGCCCTTGCATTCCCTGTTTCCCCTGACAATGCTTACCTTCAAAACCACATTAGATCACTTAATGAGACCATAG GTGGGCTGAGAGTGGAGAAAGTAGCCAATGCCGCTGCTCTAAAGAGACAGGAAGTGAGGCTGGCTCATTTGGAGTCTGCTGTGGAACAGCTTACCCAGCAG TGTCACTCAAAACACATGGAGAATGAGAGCTTACGTCTGGAGCTGGCCAATCACAAGAGGGCAGCAGCAGCCGAAGAAGCGAGACTTAAGCAAAGAGTGGCAGCTACTGAGCTGGAGTTAAATGAAGTGAGACGGGAGGCAGAAGAGTACCAAAAAGGCAGTTTGCTCCACAACCTAGAGACTGTTGCACTTGGCAACCAg GTGTCAGCACTAAAGGTTGACCTTGCAAGCAGGAGAGAGCCCATTGTCCTTAACCAG AGTGAGATGGTAAAGCAGCTTCAGGAGGAGAACTTGTCCATGAGACAGcaactgctgctgctgcagagtTCAGCCAGAGGGGGCGCCGTGGGTGATGCTCCTACTCTTCAGTCAAAGCTCAAACAGGCTGCACGCTTGATCTCCAGCCTCAGTCAGGACAAACGGCAACTCATTGAAATGGGCAACAGGCTCCGGGCGCAGCTGATAGAAGCAGGACTGGAGG ttccACGGCACTGCAAAGTTCACAGCTCAAACCCAAATGGATCCGAGAAAGTCTGGTGCGAAAAAGAACCC CTCCGTACCGAGCATGGGGTGCAACCCAAGAGCCGCTTATCTACCCTGGAACAGTACAGTACCAGTCTAACCACTCAGG TTCCTTTTCTCTGTTCCTTCCTCAAGTCTGTGGGCAGTAAAGAAAACACTCCTCCGCAGAACCAATCTGAAGCTCCGGTAAGACTGCCCGGGTCATCACACTTCCTGTTGTCATCCATAACCACTGATGATTCCCTACAGAATGTGTGGAAGATGTTGGATCAAGGTTTGAGTTCCTCTGTGTTTTCTACAAGTGACAGTGAGGACAAAG GTAGAATGGCAAAAGCAAACGGAGGACTCCCAGATATGAATCAGCCTCCTGCTGCTCCGGTCAGTG GGGGCACAAAAGCATCACTCCaggaaaagaagaaacaaaatccGACAACATTAGCATCTGCTAAACAGACACGTCCTGCTGGAAATAAGAGCAAGATTCGGAATTACAACATCaaagactga
- the LOC113111628 gene encoding monocarboxylate transporter 4-like: MGGAVVDTGNSGVKAPDGGWGWAVLFGCFVITGFSYAFPKAVSVFFKELIREFGVGYSDTAWISSILLAMLYGSGPICSILVNRFGCRPVMMVGGLFASLGMIMASFSTSIIHIYLSTGVITGLGLALNFQPSLIMLNRYFSEKRPLANGLAAAGSPVALCCLSPLGQVLQYNYGWRGGFLILGGILLNCCACGALMRPLKAPQKTSEVDEKEKESKPKPKLLDFTVFKDRGFLIYTVAAAIMVLGLFVPPVFVVSYAKELGNEDTKSALLLTILGFIDIFARPTCGIIAGLKWVRPRCVYLFSFAMLFNGTTDLLGSMAKDYPSLVVFCIFFGISYGMVGALQFEVLMAIVGTEKFSSAIGLVLLVEAVAVLVGPPGAGRLLDATKNYMFVFLLAGCEVILSALVLAICNMLFIKRKPQQPDPPAKMEMAINETEMEELNKAPKDNQGNGEGDNGKKQAIEHEAMAKSDDRKVEEPESIEVENASKKVTEPNGVVVEPESSL, encoded by the exons ATGGGTGGAGCGGTTGTAGACACTGGTAACAGTGGGGTCAAGGCACCTGATGGAGGATGGGGTTGGGCTGTCCTCTTCGGCTGCTTCGTCATTACAGGTTTCTCCTACGCCTTTCCCAAAGCAGTCAGCGTCTTCTTCAAAGAGCTTATCCGGGAGTTTGGAGTGGGCTACAGTGACACGGCTTGGATCTCCTCTATACTTCTTGCGATGCTTTATGGCTCAG GCCCTATATGCAGCATCTTAGTGAACCGTTTCGGGTGTCGCCCTGTGATGATGGTCGGGGGCCTTTTTGCCTCACTTGGTATGATTATGGCATCCTTTTCAACCAGTATCATCCACATCTATCTCAGCACAGGAGTCATAACCG GTTTGGGTCTTGCTTTGAACTTTCAGCCATCCCTCATCATGCTGAACAGATATTTCAGTGAGAAAAGGCCCTTGGCCAATGGGTTGGCTGCAGCTGGAAGTCCCGTGGCTCTGTGCTGTTTGTCTCCTCTTGGTCAGGTCCTTCAATATAACTATGGTTGGCGTGGAGGTTTCCTAATCCTTGGAGGGATTCTACTGAATTGCTGTGCATGTGGAGCCCTCATGAGGCCCTTGAAAGCACCCCAAAAAACAAGTGAGGTGGACGAAAAAGAGAAGGAATCCAAACCAAAGCCCAAACTTCTTGACTTCACTGTCTTTAAAGATCGTGGCTTTTTGATTTACACGGTGGCTGCAGCCATTATGGTGTTGGGTCTTTTTGTGCCTCCTGTGTTTGTGGTAAGCTATGCCAAGGAACTGGGCAATGAGGACACCAAATCTGCTTTGCTGCTCACCATACTAGGGTTTATCGACATCTTCGCTAGGCCAACATGTGGTATCATTGCTGGGCTCAAGTGGGTTCGACCACGATGCGTTTACCTCTTCAGTTTCGCTATGCTCTTCAATGGCACCACTGATCTCCTCGGCTCCATGGCCAAAGACTATCCATCTCTCGTGGTGTTCTGCATCTTCTTCGGTATCTCCTATGGCATGGTTGGAGCCTTGCAGTTTGAAGTGTTGATGGCCATTGTGGGGACTGAGAAGTTCTCCAGTGCCATTGGCTTGGTGCTATTGGTTGAAGCCGTTGCTGTGTTGGTGGGACCACCTGGAGCAG GTCGTCTTCTGGATGCCACAAAGAATTACATGTTCGTCTTTCTGCTGGCTGGGTGTGAGGTGATCCTCTCGGCTCTTGTGCTCGCCATTTGTAACATGCTCTTCATCAAAAGGAAGCCCCAACAGCCTGACCCTCCAGCAAAGATGGAGATGGCCATTAACGAGACCGAGATGGAGGAGCTCAACAAAGCACCAAAGGACAACCAAGGCAACGGAGAGGGTGACAATGGAAAGAAGCAAGCCATCGAACATGAAGCAATGGCAAAATCTGATGATAGAAAGGTTGAAGAGCCTGAAAGCATAGAGGTGGAGAACGCTTCCAAAAAGGTGACTGAACCAAATGGTGTGGTTGTAGAACCTGAATCCTCTCTGTGA